The following are from one region of the Salvia hispanica cultivar TCC Black 2014 chromosome 1, UniMelb_Shisp_WGS_1.0, whole genome shotgun sequence genome:
- the LOC125214785 gene encoding cocosin 1-like: MEMNLKPQKADTTIFEGEGGGYYAWTAANTPVVVEAAIGAGRLVLQPQGFALPHYADANKIGYVIQGSCTVGLILPERPEEKVLIIEKGDAILCPTGSVTWWFNGGDSDVTIIFLGETSQSYTPGLFDYFFLTGALGILRGFSTEFIAKAYDLNHEQSKHLVESQANALVVKIDADIVSRLPHKCNCKKEEYVVNLDTDTESETDTERVGLSPKLVRLEAEAVLDPYYSTAHQVMYVTKGGGRIQIVGLNGARVLDEVVEEGHLIVVPKFFVAALMASDKGMECLCVSTSPRPLTKKIGGNKSAYKALSSSVLEVALNVSPEFVKNIKS, translated from the exons ATGGAGATGAATTTGAAACCCCAAAAGGCTGACACCACCATATTTGAAGGAGAAGGTGGCGGTTACTACGCTTGGACAGCAGCCAACACTCCGGTGGTTGTGGAGGCGGCGATCGGCGCCGGTAGACTTGTTTTGCAGCCACAAGGCTTCGCTTTGCCTCACTATGCCGACGCTAACAAGATCGGTTATGTCATCCAag GGAGTTGCACCGTAGGCCTGATATTACCAGAGAGGCCCGAAGAGAAAGTGTTAATCATCGAGAAAGGAGACGCCATTTTATGTCCGACCGGGAGCGTTACGTGGTGGTTCAATGGTGGCGATTCAGACGTGACCATAATATTCCTAGGCGAAACCAGCCAGTCATACACCCCCGGCCTCTTCGACTACTTCTTCTTGACAGGCGCCTTGGGCATTCTCCGCGGCTTCTCCACTGAGTTCATCGCCAAAGCGTATGATCTCAATCACGAACAATCCAAGCACTTGGTCGAATCCCAAGCTAACGCATTGGTCGTCAAGATTGACGCAGACATTGTTAGTCGCTTGCCCCACAAATGTAATTGCAAGAAAGAAGAATATGTCGTTAATCTTGATACTGATACTGAGTCAGAAACTGATACTGAAAGAGTGGGGCTTAGTCCGAAATTGGTGAGGCTCGAAGCTGAGGCGGTGCTGGACCCTTATTACAGCACTGCGCATCAGGTAATGTATGTTACGAAAGGCGGTGGCCGGATTCAAATCGTGGGGTTGAATGGTGCGAGAGTGTTGGATGAGGTTGTGGAGGAGGGCCATCTCATTGTTGTGCCCAAGTTCTTTGTTGCTGCTCTCATGGCTAGTGACAAAGGCATGGAATGCTTATGTGTTTCCACATCTCCCAG gCCTTTAACAAAGAAGATTGGTGGCAACAAATCAGCATATAAAGCATTGTCTTCATCAGTTCTGGAGGTTGCATTGAATGTCTCTCCTGAGTTCGTCAAGAATATCAAgtcttaa